The sequence TGTTTTTATGAAAGTAAGAACATGAAAGAGGAAACTAATAATCAACTAACCGGCTACACTGTTGACAAAATCTTTGGTGAACACCGGCAACAACAACTGCTTGAGCCCTTGCATGAAACTCGCAAACTCTATGCCTTCGATGATATTGCTTTGCTTCGCCTAAATCACTTGTACATTTCTCGGCTTGACAACATCTTGTGACACTAGTTGATCCGATACCATTTTGACCCCCTTTCTTCTTCTTGATATCCACAACAGACGAACCACCGCCACCTTCTTCATAACCAAGTCCACTACTACCGCCCGTTAACTCATTAAGATAGCGATCATTTGGTAACGCTTTCTTTGACATGCTCGATCAACTTTTCTTTGATAAAAGGTTTGTTACCTTTGATCTCTATTTATTTTTTAATAGATTATAGAATTATGTAACATGTGAAGTGATGGAGAATTTATATGAATAATAAAGTAGTGGGGTGAATGAGAATTTTACCTTTTGACAAGAAAAAGTAATAGAGGGATGTGCGAGGACCACTAATGTACTTCCATTGTATGGTAAATCCTTTCAAATTCATGCAGCAATAAGTTGTACTGCGTGCAGTAGAAATTGTACACTTCATTAAATCGAACAAAGTTCATATGCTTTCTTTATGCGCCGAGACACAATTGAATGTCATAGTTCACCACATAATTATAGTTTCATCTTGATTCCATTTCAATTTCAATACACAAATAACAACATTTTTTGTTATTACATTTACCATTTAAAAATCAACGTGTGCTTGACTACATATTAGTTGAAGCTGTTTGTTAAAGCTGTGACCGGTGTTGTAGTACCTATTGTACTATTGTAACTATGGATTCTTTTATAAGCTCATTGTAAAATCTTCACATTCGACCTCACCCATGATAATGGAATCCTAAATAAGTTGACGTTCTGATGATATAAGAAGTTTTAGATTCAAATTTCATTGGCACTACTTCTTGACATGAATAAGGAAATGGTCGGAAAAGGTCACGAGGATAACTCAGTTAGGTCGTGTACATCTGGTAAAAATTACCACTCTCGGTAACTAAAGAGGCAAAAACAATTTTTGTAAACTATGCAAGTATTGTTATATCTAAAACTAGTTtgatgagcccgtgcgttgcacggaaatGTAAAAACTAAACAAACAATTAATTATAAGAAAAAATCAGGTTATAAGCCCGCCGTTACAATCGTAATAAATAATCAATTATAAGAATAACAATACatgaaattttaaaaataaaagagGGTTGTTCATTAGTAAAATAAAGATGTTATAAAAATCAATGCAAATAATTTAGTGAGCCTGTCCGTTAAACCCTCTGGGTTTCTGTTCAAGATCGTTTGTAACTAAACAAATTGGTTTCTtattaaaatactaaaataaaTCCGTAATTGATTTGACTTGATTTTGATTAAATTCAAATGGATGTACGTATGTAGATTTGGATAGATATAAGGCTTTAGGTGTATAATAGTATATAGTATAGTATTGAAAAATTTGACTTAAtctattactattactactatatTAAATAAGGAAAGCATAATGACTATAATTGGATagatttaaaaatatttaaataaatttacGGATATATTGACTATAAATAAAATATGTGCCGGccatattttattaattaatttttgaTTTTAATTTGGTTTAATAATAGAATGACACGTAGGATTATTATGTAATTCATATATTAATTAATAGAATGACAcattggataatttaaatttgatTAATTAAGAAGATGACACGTAAGTATAATAGCAcatgctttataataatgtatagattctAAGTGAGAGGTGGAAAGTAGTGGAGGTCCAAAAGGGTCTTGGCCTCCCCAACTTGTTGAACTCCTAgtgtaatttttataattttcatgGAGAACTTTTTTTACTTAATTGGGCCTCCCTAATTTTTTTTTACGTAACTGGACCTCCCTAATCAAAAACATCATGTTCCGCCAATGTCTCAAGTATATGTATCCGCGTGTATAATTGTCGATGATCTTGGATTCTCATATGCACGATCAATTTGTAGACTTACGATTCCATTGACAAGTCATTTTAACGGTGATAATCATGCATGATTTAAAAGATCCGTTTATGAGTGTGTCGACTGTCGAATGACTGATCGATCATGCCCAAGGTCAAGAGCCATGAGGGTCTTGTGTGATTATGACACGTGTCGGCATGAACAAGTGTACGTAGCCCTTCATAAAGGAAAGTAAGACGATAAGAAATGTATGGTTTGTATCTATTACTATTCAGGTGGGAATCAAGCTCCCGTCATTCTAatatatattcttttttttttttttcaaaaaaaacaaTAAAATATTTATACCGAATAAGAAGAATTCAAAACGAAGTATTACACCGGAAGATCGATCACAAGGTCTAGAGACTCGGATTTATACAAGTAATTTCATTTGAATACAAAGTTGTTATATAGCTATATGTACAATAAATGTAGATCACACTCAGTGGCGACGGTTCTAGGATTGGTAGTCACTGGTTAAAACCCCAAATTTTTACTAAATGTCTTATTTCAATGGTGTTACTCAAAATAATTTACACTATCTACTGGTGTTACTAgttaaaaaccaaaaaaaaaaaaaaaaataaaaaaaaaaaaatcggtgcATTGCTTATTTCAGTGGTGTCCGGTGCAACCACTTGACCAAACTACATCTGCCATATAAAAATTCGGTACATTGCTTATTTcggtacatctatatatatatatatatatatatatatatatatatatatatatttgaggttGTTCTTAGCTAATTGGGTACTGAACTAATATTAAAATCATTCCATATAAAAGTTTTGGAACTAAAGATTATATTGGAAGTGAGATGTGACTTGTTTTTTAATCATTGTTGATTTATGTATTGGTTCTATAAAAAAAATTGGGTATATGACAACCTCGAATCCCCTCACtttatatagtcaaaagttcatatttatatacatatacatattatacaTATTAAAGTACACGAACATCAAATAAATACAAATTTATATACTTGCTTAATACTTATTCGATCTCTCGCTTGTAATTGACCTTTTGATGATGAACTCCCATTCATGCACCAGTAACAAGAATCAAGCAATACATTGACATGATTAGAGCACAAAAACAATATGCGCATAAATCAAATGAGTCAACTATTCTCTATATATCCATGTTCGTGTGTAAACGTAAACATACACATCAACGAATAAGGTTTTTATGTTCAACATATCGGGAGGACGAGTTTTTATACTCAAATGTACGTGGTCTAATTGGGTTATTATTAGACATATATTACACAAACATATTCGTGTTGGGTCAAATTGGGTCAAATTGGGTTTTATACTCAAATGTACGCGGTCTAATAAGATTGTACAACTCATGATGAGATACACAAACATATCGATTATATGTGTAATGTATGTCTAGTAGATATAGATTTTTCATGATTGTTTCTATCTCTATGGTCATCACAAGATATGACGGTAGTGAGATTTAAAATAATTCGTGCGATTGTTCGAATCAATTTTTTTTCACAAGTCCCAGTGGGGCTCAAGGAAACCAGGTTGAATGGAGGACTGGAGGTGGTAGTGATGAGGTACGGCGTGAGGAGATAGATAAGCAACGTGTCAGATGGTAGTGGTTAGTGGTTGATGTATATTGTCATAGTCCAGAGTTTGACCAAGATCAAAAGATTTAGATCGAAGATCGAAACGTGGCTGAGCTCATAAGTATGTCCTCAGGTAatgcaaaagattttgtagatggcaacgtaccaatatatatatatatatatatatatatatatatatatatatatatatatatatatatatatatatatatatatatatatatatatatatatatatatatatatatatataaaactagttttataagctcgtgcgttgcacgacatTTGTATAAATTAGTAGTCAATAACGTTATTATTGATGTTTATCAAATGTAAACATTTGTACCGTAAACATTAATATTGAATACTAAAGAATAGATTATGAGCCCGTCTGTAAGAATCATTTTAATTTCAGTTAAAAACTAATCGATAAAACACAAAACATGAGCTCCTAAAAAGTTGTATTTGAACTCGATTGTTAaagataatattttatgtatatctcTAATTGTATATGTTTTAATACAATAATTATATTATGTCAAAATATCAAACGAACCAGATCAGACATACATCTAAATATCTATAAGGATCATAAAATAACCATAGTAACTTTAATTGACAAACATGAGCACGTGTGTTTATACAATATTCTACAAATATTATATTAACGTAATTTTTATGCGCAAAttgtaaattaattttatattatataaaatatcattctaaaataatattataatattaataaagaattatctattttataatttttattacaataAAAAACATTGTTAATGGTTTTCAATATATGACCATTtattatacatataaatgatatcaaTATTTATTAAATAACTAGATTCGGAagcccgcgcgttgctgcggttctcAATGTTTTTGTCATAACGTTTTTGCAATAACGTGTTTTGACAAAACATTTGTTGTACGTATTTTGCGTTGATTATTTACTCATTTATCCCCACTATAAATTTATAgacatttatttttattatgtttttgagagcaaaatatatgaaaaatgaaaggatttatactccgtaatattgcaGTATTTTTTTGATTAAAAAAAGTTGGAAGATGCAACGGCCAACTGGACTTCGTATTTGGTAGCCACATGATTTGGTCAACAATTACTTTACTAATTTGTCTTACCCCTTTACTCTCGATTAATCGAATAGGTGGTTTCGGTCATGAGATAAAAAATTAGTTTTCCAACCCGATATCATATTTCGCTGCGGGATGATTTTGATCGGTTAACGATAAGTTAATTATACGTAAAAGGAAAACGGTTACCGGTAATATTAACATACTCTAAAGTTTATATAGAGTATACTATAAGAATTTAATTTAATTGATGTTCGAAATATAAATTTTTACAATTTTATGTAGGTTCAATGTTTTGTGTAACACATATTGAAGCTAAAAAAAAGAATTTAAAGTGGTAATGTTTATAACTTAGAGGTTCAGTTTGTCATTTTCATCGTAAATGGgggtgtaaataaaaaaaataaagtaaaatggGTTGATTTCATCCACATATCCATCCTACCCTATCTTTAGTACTCCGTATTATCTCCTTTAACAGCTTATTATCCTCTTCACCGATCTTCCCCAATTTTCCATTCTCATTTTCACTACCATTATAATATCTTacactaaaatcataaaaaaaaatttaagaaaaaTTATATCGATGGTTGCGGTTGACTCGGTGGTTTTCAGTAGTTCCGACCACCTGAACTCGATTTAGTTTTTGGGTTTTTCTAACACCTCACTCTCAATAGAGTTGTATTATTTGTATGGTTAGTTGTACCGTATGCAtatttagttgtaatatatatGTGAATAGCTAGTTGTACTCAAGAATGCAGGtaagaaaaaaaatattatttttgatgTTTTTTTACAATAGTAAGGTGTTGGCCGACGGTGAAGGTcgacggtgtagtgacccgaacttttccatgtttatatatattaattgagattgatatttacatgattaaatgtttccaacatgttaagcaatcaaacttgttaagacttgattaattgaaatatgtttcatatagacaattgaccacccaagttgaccggtgattcacgaacgttaaaacttgtaaaaactatatgatgacatatatatggatatatatatatagttaacatgatactatgataagtaaacatatcattaagtatattaacaatgaactacatatgtaaaaacaagactactaacttaatgatttttaaacgagacatatatgtaacgattatcgttgtaaagacatttaatgtatatatatcatattaagagatattcatacatgataatatcatgataatataataatttaaaatctcatttgatattataaacattgggttaacaacatttaacaagatcgttaacctaaaggtttcaaaacaacacttacatgtaacgactaacgatgacttaacgactcagttaaaatgtatatacatgtagtgttttaatatgtatttatacacttttgaaagacttcaatacacttatcaaaatacttctacttaacaaaaatgcttacaattacatcctcgttcagtttcatcaacaattctactcgtatgcacccgtattcgtactcgtacaatacacagcttttagatgtatgtactattggtatatacactccaatgatcagctcttagcagcccatgtgagtcacctaacacatgtgggaaccatcatttggcaactagcatgaaatatctcataaaattacaaaaatatgagtaatcattcatgacttatttacatgaaaacaaaattacatatcctttatatctaattcatacaccaacgaccaaaaacacctacaaacactttcattcttcaattttcttcatctaattgatctctctcaagttctatcttcaagttctaagtgttcttcatatattctacaagttctagttacataaaatcaagaatactttcaagtttgctagctcacttccaatcttgtaaggtgatcatccaacctcaagaaatctttgtttcttacagtaggttatcattctaatacaaggtaataatcatattcaaactttggttcaatttctataactataacaatcttatttcaagtgatgatcttacttgaacttgttttcgtgtcatgattctgcttcaagaacttcgagccatccaaggatccattgaaactagatccatttttctcttttccagtaggtttatccaaggaacttaaggtagtaatgatgttcataacatcattcgattcatacatataaagctatcttattcgaaggtttaaacttgtaatcactagaacatagtttagttaattctaaacttgttcgcaaacaaaagttaatccttctaacttgacttttaaaatcaactaaacacatgttctatatctatatgatatgctaacttaatgatttaaaacctggaaacacgaaaaacaccgtaaaaccggatttacgccgtcgtagtaacaccgcgggctgttttgggttagttaattaaaaactatgataaactttgatttaaaagttgttattctgagaaaatgatttttattatggacatgaaactatatccaaaaattatggttaaactcaaagtggaagtatgttttctaaaatggtcatctagacgtcgttctttcgactgaaatgactacctttacaaaaa comes from Rutidosis leptorrhynchoides isolate AG116_Rl617_1_P2 chromosome 4, CSIRO_AGI_Rlap_v1, whole genome shotgun sequence and encodes:
- the LOC139845016 gene encoding squamosa promoter-binding-like protein 3 translates to MSKKALPNDRYLNELTGGSSGLGYEEGGGGSSVVDIKKKKGGQNGIGSTSVTRCCQAEKCTSDLGEAKQYHRRHRVCEFHARAQAVVVAGVHQRFCQQCSRFHELSEFDESKRSCRRRLAGHNERRRKNTMEYKGTGKELVCVQNDDRGRFQMAIQDNANYKHLQTR